The DNA segment actgggggctcaGGGGTGGAGAGCTGGGAGCATCACCCTAAAAATAGATGCTCTTGAAGTCCATGGAGCAGCGGCTGCGGCCGTCCGGGGACCTGGAGCAGGTGAAGCTGGGCAAGCAGCGGCAGGTGCGGTGCTGCCGCTTCCCCGGGAACGGCACCTGCGGAGACACAGAGGAGAGGAGCGGCAGGAGCCagggcgccgccgccgcccgacACCGATCCAGCGGCGTCAAAAGCCCGCGGAAAAGCTGCGGCTCCTCTCGGAGCTTTGACGCAGGGATCAGCCTGCGATCGATTCTCCTCTCCCTCGGGCCGCGCAGCGGTGCGAGGAGCAGCTGCGGCGCCGCTGAATCCTGCTGCTGGCCGCTCGGCATCGAGCCGGGAgcgcagctggggctgagcctggctgcggctgctgggaccccagggagcggcggcggcagagCCGCGATCCGGACTGGTCCCCCTGTGCCCGGGGGGCTAACCCCTGTGTGCCCGGCGGGGCTGAGCGGCCAGGAACTGTGCtgcggggcaggagctgagctgctgggcagcacctgAGCTGCGGGGCAGGAGCTGAACtgcggggcaggagctgagctgctgggcagcacctgAGCtgcggggcaggagctgagctgctgggcagcaactgtgctgcggggcaggagctgagctgctgggcagcaactgtgctgcggggcaggagctgagctgctgggcagcacctgAGCTGCGGGGCAGGAGCTGAACtgcggggcaggagctgagctgctgggcagcacctgagctgctgggcagcaactgtgctgcggggcaggagctgagctgcggggcaggagctgagctgcggGGCAGCAACTGTGCtgcggggcaggagctgagctgcggGGCAGCAACTGTGCtgcggggcaggagctgagctgctgggcagcacctgAGCtgcggggcaggagctgagctgctgggcagcaactgtgctgcggggcaggagctgagctgcggGGCAGGAACTGTGCTGCGGGGCAGGAACTGTGCtgcggggcaggagctgagctgcggggcaggagctgagctgctggtcaGCAACTGAGCTGCGGGGCAGGAACTGAGCTGCTGGACAGCaactgagctgctgggcaggaatTGAGCTGCGGGGCAGGaactgtgctgcagggcagcacctgAGCtgcggggcaggagctgagctgcggggcaggagctgagccgcggggcaggagctgagccgcTGGGCAGCACCTGAGCtgcggggcaggagctgagccgcggggcaggagctgagccgcTGGGCAGCACCTGAGCtgcggggcaggagctgagctgcggggcaggagctgagccgcTGGACAGCAACTGAGCCGCTGGACAGCAACTGaactgctgggcagcaactgagcagctgctgctgcctccgaGGCATCgtctcagctcctcctggccggCCGCAGCGCTCAGGGCTCCGACCCCAGCAGCCGGGCTGGAGGTTTACCTTCAAGGAGTGGGGTAGGGGCTCGGTGCCAGCTGTGAGCTGGCATCCACAGCACCCCGGGGGGTGTATCCTGGGGATTTTGGGTGGCAGAGGaaggcctggagaaaaggaggttgccGGGAGAggctctggctctctgcagctccctgaaaggaggttggagccaggtgggggttgggctcttctcccaaggaacaagtgacaggacaaggggaaatggcctcaagctgcagcaggggaggtttaggttggagtggtggagtcccctccctggaggggtttcaaaaccatggaatagaatagaatagaatagaatagaatagaatagaatagaatagaatagaatagaatagaatagaatagaatagaatagaatagaatagaatagaatagaatagaattaaccaggtcggaaaagacctcagagatcaccaagtccaacctctcacccagcaccatctgatcaactcaaccatggcaccaagggcctcatcctggctcttcctaaacacctccagggctgggcactccaccacctccctgggcagcacatcccgaggaccaatctctcttgctgggaagaactttctcctcctctccagcctaaacctcccctggcacagcttgagactgtgtcctcttgttctgctgctgcttgcctggcagaagagcccaacccccacctggctccaacctcccttcagggagttgcagagagcaagaaggtctcccctgagcctcctcttctgcaggctaagcaaccccagctccctcagcctctcctcccagggcttgtgctctcctcttgctgctgcccaAAGAGCTCTCAGCTCAaccaaaagggggaaaggagaatcAAAGCAAAGCTCAGAGCTCACAAATCCTCCTGCTCCCATCaataacattttaattttcCCACCTGACAAGGCAAGATCTAtcaccaggagcagccaggcacagcttcagcaggcACCTTATTAGTGCCACCGAGCTCTGCCATCCACCCACCATCAATTACCTCCTacctctgtgctggcagctcggtgctggggggggagcttCCCacaggagaatcacagaaggaggttggagccagctggaggttgggctcctctccctggcaagcagcaccaggacaagaggacacagtctcaagctgtgccaggggaggttcaggctggaggggagaaagaaattcttcccagaaagagaggtttgcccttgggatgtgctgcccagggaggtggtggagtccccatccctggaggtgttcaaaaaaggcttggatgaggcacttggtgccatgggtgagttgatcagatggtgctgggggagaggttggacttggtgatctctgaggtcttttccaacctgggtaatgctattctattctattcaattctgtgataggttggactggatgatcttgaagagagggctgagggagctgggattgcttagcctggaaaagaggaggctcaggggagacctcattgctctctacaactacctgaaaggtggttgtagccaggtgggggttgggctcttctgctaggcaaccagcaccagaacaagaggacacagtctcaagctgcaccaggggaagtttaggctggaggtgaggagaaagtccttcactgaaagagttgttagccactgggatgtgctgcccagggaggtggtggagtccccatccctggaggtgttcaggaagggcttagatgtggcccttggagccatggtctcgtcatgaggtctgtggtgccaggttgggctggatgatcttcgaggtctcttccaaccttagtgctACTGTGAGACTGTCTTTCCCGTCCCGCCGCACCCCAGGCAGGCTCCCCGGGCCGGGCCATGCGCGCCCGACGCCGCTGGCTCAGTGCCTGCGCGGAACGCAGTGTTTTGTCCCTGCGGCGCCGCCGTCCGGCCGCGCCGCGCGGGTGAGGCCGCCGCCAGCAGCCGCCGCGGCGGGCGGAAGGGGGGGCGCGGGGCCCGGCGCCATGGAGGGCACCCTGGAGCAGCACCTGGAAGACACGTagggccagcagggcaccctgGGGACGaggccggggcggggccggggggtgggagcggggggagggagctgggctggccccGGCGCGGGCCTGGCCCGGCGCTGACCGCCGCTCTCTGCCCCCCCCGCAGCATGAAGAGCCCGGCCGTGGTGGGCGTCCTCTGCACCGACTCGCAGGGGCTCAACCTGGGCTGTAAGTAAGCGAGCACCGCCGGGGGCCGGCCCCACCGGACAGCCGGAGCCGCCGAGCAGCGCGGCCTGCCCTGCCGGAGGCCACGGGCTGGGGGGGGCCGGcgcctgcccagggcctccagGGACTGCTGAGGGGAGCGGCGCTCTGGGGCTTACTCTCTTGGAGACCCTGGGTTGGGagtgcccttccctgcccagtcCCTCTGAGGATAGGGGGCAGCAGGCCCTGCCCCACCAGAGGCTCCGGCTGGGGtgtgcctggccctgccccaccGGAGACCCCGGCTGGGGtgtgcctggccctgccccaccGGAGACCCCGGCTGGGCTGGCCTGGCCCTGTCCTCCTCATCTGGGGGACCCTGGGCTGGGGtgtgcctggccctgccctccTCGTTTGGAGGatccctgggctgggctggcctggccctgccctccTCGTCTGGGGGGACCCTGGGCTGGGGtgtgcctggccctgccccaccGGAGACCCCGGCTGGGctggcctggccctgccctccTCGTTTGGAGGatccctgggctgggctggcctggccctgccctccTCGTTTGGAGGATCCCTGGGCTGGGGtgtgcctggccctgccctccTCGTCTGGGGGGACCCTGGGctggcctggccctgccctccTCGTCTGGGGGGAccccgggctgggctggcctggccctgccctccTCGTTTGGAGGatccctgggctgggctggcctggccctgccctccTCGTTTGgggggccctgggctggggtgtgcctggccctgccctccTCGTTTGGAGGgtcccaggctcctgctgtccccacacTTGGAGCACACcagaccctgccctgctgtagccttccctccccaccccctttgggtgtccccaggggctcctccaGACCCAGCTGCTCCGTGGCATGCCCTGGAGCAAAGCAGAACCACTCCAGCTGAGGCTTCTGGGGGCTTTGAGGGCAGCATTCCGGGaaggtgctggggagagcccacagcaggggcaggTGGGCCTGGGTGGGAGCAGCTCCCCTTGGCTCTGGTGGGAGGCTGCTTCATGCAAAGTGCtggcatggcagctggggcttcaGCCAACATCTCCCTCCTCCCACAGGCAGAGGAACCCTCTCAGATGAGCACGCTGGGGTCATCTCTGTCctggcccagcaggcagccaagcTCACCTCTGACCCCACTGACACGCCTGTGGTGTGCCTGGAGTCAGACACTGGGTGagttcccagccctgggctggccactttccctccccctttgcctttcccccagccctggggctccccCCCAGcatcagagccctggagcagctcttcctACCTTGAGCTGAACTGGAGGATGTGGAGGAAGCTTCAGCCCTGGAGCCCTGGGGACAAGGCAGTcactgccacaggctggagGTCACTGGGAGCtcgaggagcagcagctgggagagcagcagcaaaccttGCAGGGGGAGGTGGTTGCTGCAGCTCTGTACTCCTTCCACTCTTGGGATCCTCATGGGTCACAAAGCTCAGCTGTGGCCATcagtggggcaggcagaggctccCCCAGCACTCTTCATGGGAGCAGgcagacagctctgctgcagagctgggggtggctgcagccacAAGCCCAGCATggagtggggctggaagggacctctgggcatcatCCAGACCACCCCCCctggctaaagcagggcacccacagcagcttgcccaggctcACAATGGCCAGGCAGGGGTCTGAGCCTCCTGAGAATGCTATTCCTGTCCAGTTTCCactcccctcagctccagctcctcctcctcctcctggctggcTTCTCAACCACCTCACTTTCCATGTTCTAGGAACATCATGATCCAGAAGCACGACAGCATCACTGTAGCAGTGCACAAGCTGGCATCCtgaccctcagcagcctgcccacagcttccctccctcctcctcactggacagccagctctcctctgctgctgcagtgccagcctctgcttgcAGACCCACACTtgggctcctcttctccacagctcctctgcagctggcagggtcttgctctgcagctcacaccTCAGCACTTGTGCTGCTGAGGATGAAATGGGAGCCACTGGCCAAGCTGGTGTGATGAGCAGATGCTAcaaggggggtgtgtgtgtgtgtgtgtggccctGGCTTCTTGGAGAGATCAATAAATGACCTGCAAACCCCTTGGCTCCTCTGGGTGCTTTGCTTTCTCCCCAAAGCCAAGGGAAGGATCTTCCCCCCAGTGCCTTCTTCAGTgcccagggcttggcagaggctgcccagggaggtggtggagtccccaggcctggaggtgtgcaagcaAGGGGTGGCCACAGGGGATGTGGCTtcctggccatggtggggttgggttggtgctgggctggaggatctcagaggcctcccttccaacccaaacaattctgtgattcacaggtGGCAaaaggttgggagggaccctccaagggtccacatcccctgcagccacctgggacacctccagcaggagcaggctgtccagggcctgtcttaaatgcctccagggttAGGGCttgaagggaccctccaagggcatcttgtccacatcccctgcagccacctgggacacctccagcaggagcaggctgtccaggagcacagcaaggctgatcctaaatgcctccagggttagagcttgaaggtcatcttgtccacatcccctgcagccaccagggacacctccagcaggagcaggctgtccaggagcacatcaaggctgatcttcAATGCCTCCAGGGTTAGagcttgaaggtcatcttgcccacatcccctgcagccacctgggacacctccaacaggagcaggctgtccaggagcacatcaaggctgatcttcAATGCCTCCAGGG comes from the Dryobates pubescens isolate bDryPub1 chromosome 35, bDryPub1.pri, whole genome shotgun sequence genome and includes:
- the LAMTOR5 gene encoding ragulator complex protein LAMTOR5, translated to MEGTLEQHLEDTMKSPAVVGVLCTDSQGLNLGCRGTLSDEHAGVISVLAQQAAKLTSDPTDTPVVCLESDTGNIMIQKHDSITVAVHKLAS